A portion of the Cyanobium sp. PCC 7001 genome contains these proteins:
- a CDS encoding urease subunit gamma, which yields MHLSPQEKDKLLIVTAALLAERRLQRGVKLNHPEAVAWLSFLVLEGARDGRTVAELMGEGTTWLRRDQVMEGVPELVQEVQIEAVFPDGTKLVTLHDPIR from the coding sequence ATGCACCTCAGCCCCCAGGAGAAGGACAAGCTCCTGATCGTGACCGCAGCGCTGCTGGCCGAGCGCCGCCTCCAGCGCGGCGTCAAGCTCAACCATCCCGAGGCCGTGGCCTGGCTCAGCTTTCTGGTGCTGGAGGGCGCCCGCGACGGCAGGACCGTGGCCGAGCTGATGGGCGAGGGCACCACCTGGCTGCGCCGCGATCAGGTGATGGAAGGGGTGCCCGAACTGGTGCAGGAGGTGCAGATCGAGGCCGTGTTTCCCGATGGCACCAAGCTGGTGACGCTGCACGACCCGATCCGCTGA
- a CDS encoding urease subunit beta — protein MAPFIPGELIPEPGELELNAGRPVTTLLVANSGDRPVQVGSHFHFQEANDALQFDRDAARGLRLDIPAGTAIRFEPGDSREVNLVPFAGQRRVVGFNGLVNGPLD, from the coding sequence ATGGCCCCCTTCATCCCCGGCGAACTGATCCCGGAACCCGGCGAGCTCGAACTCAACGCTGGCCGGCCCGTCACCACCTTGCTGGTGGCCAACAGCGGGGACCGGCCGGTGCAGGTGGGCTCCCACTTCCACTTCCAGGAGGCCAACGACGCTTTGCAGTTCGACCGCGACGCCGCCCGGGGCCTGCGCCTCGACATCCCGGCCGGCACGGCGATCCGCTTCGAACCGGGGGACAGCCGGGAGGTGAACCTGGTGCCCTTCGCCGGTCAGCGCCGCGTGGTGGGCTTCAACGGCCTGGTGAACGGCCCTCTGGACTGA